A window of the Tenebrio molitor chromosome 1, icTenMoli1.1, whole genome shotgun sequence genome harbors these coding sequences:
- the nwk gene encoding protein nervous wreck isoform X4, with the protein MQPPPRKGNYAKFLKNLHGEQINKLALKNQHECELLEDIRMFTVRRSALEKTYCEELLKLSSSFLKDKKIPNIPDIKIEGGEEKWNMWNVWRTVLEENEKLARARLAAVEVFQQQIVDDAKILRSHKIQGAKKCLDQLAVIQKELQTCVQDVDKTKKLYFDEEHSAHGVRDKARDYEEKLKKKKGGFFTSITSLQKNSAKYSTKREQLDEKSTGARNDYLLCLAAANAHQNRYFVVDLQLCMTTMESGVYEKIAEYISFMGRTELLTCSAMQNSFTVIRDQAKQLSREYNLQCCYLYYPVLKQHIQYPFESCDNDPVDTITAEHDSAAATLSKEARRWATRIARENNIIRESARKLQIYSALRESGQRVDPNDQNGPDLETKIEEMRLCIRKAETAKTKAEARIEVLREGGVNVDEWLQEAESLNVQDIQRSASSLSDHPSSDSFYDSDFADGETTTTPQVDKQQDKDSEGSQQDQFENAAEVDGEWAMLEQERQRIEQLTAGWDDPTQVDWGTEELAETTETAIQRQESTPSIPLLKCTALYSYTAQNPDELTIVENEQLEVVGEGDGDGWLRARNYKGEEGYVPHNYLDVEREQTASTPGLVNQISFSSVDYTVDNEEEPQVPSETNQSPEQVSVISVQDPVPETPTVSYCCALYDYDGEGGEELTFEEGQIIKVLSKCAHSVDDGWWKGELEGRVGNFPSLVVEECDEYGEPLTNQWDETPPQSAPPVFTPPDVPNFLVAAEPTPSVEHPQQPPPAHKQPDSPSASEGNFSMKLSRDQHQQYGSQFQGQVPTIDVPTVEVVDEDDQRGPASATKSDDFGLGVAQIVITAATPMMEEPEHPFPPPEEAPVNHHEEIDTTTETIFEEDEEAAEQTEASATATAAAEEADDKSTTDDVPDSTPFVVSSSTGSDGETTGPSTAENSVSHVVQPPPPLADAEPKQVVGGRASIPDELEPHQLARLQDLKESNA; encoded by the exons GAACATGTGGAACGTGTGGAGGACGGTGCTGGAGGAGAACGAGAAACTGGCGAGGGCGCGATTGGCAGCCGTCGAAGTTTTCCAACAACAAATAGTCGACGATGCGAAGATTTTACGCTCGCACAAAATCCAAGGGGCGAAAAAA TGTCTGGATCAGTTGGCCGTCATACAGAAGGAACTCCAAACGTGCGTTCAGGACGTGGACAAAACGAAAAAGTTGTACTTCGACGAGGAACACAGCGCCCACGGTGTTAGGGACAAGGCCAGGGACTACGAAGAAAA attgaaaaagaagaaaggcGGCTTCTTCACGTCGATCACTTCCTTGCAGAAGAACAGCGCCAAGTACAGCACGAAGCGGGAGCAGCTCGACGAGAAATCGACCGGCGCCCGCAACGACTACCTCCTGTGCCTGGCGGCGGCGAACGCCCACCAGAACCGCTACTTCGTCGTGGACCTGCAGCTTTGCATGACGACGATGGAGAGCGGCGTCTACGAGAAGATCGCCGAGTACATCTCGTTCATGGGTCGCACCGAACTGCTCACATGTTCGGCGATGCAGAACTCCTTCACCGTGATCAGAGACCAGGCCAAGCAGTTGAGCAGGGAGTACAACCTCCAGTGCTGCTATCTCTACTATCCGGTGTTGAAGCAGCACATCCAGTATCCGTTCGAGTCGTGCGACAACGACCCCGTCGACACCATCACCGCCGAGCACGATTCGGCGGCGGCGACGCTCAGCAAGGAGGCGAGACGGTGGGCCACGAGGATAGCCAGGGAGAACAACATCATCAGGGAGAGCGCTCGGAAGCTGCAGATTTACAGCGCGCTCAGAGAATCTGGACAAAGG GTGGACCCCAACGACCAAAACGGCCCCGACCTCGAGACGAAAATCGAAGAGATGAGGTTGTGCATCCGGAAGGCGGAGACGGCGAAAACCAAGGCCGAGGCGCGGATAGAGGTCCTGCGCGAAGGCGGCGTGAACGTGGACGAGTGGCTGCAGGAGGCCGAGTCGCTGAACGTGCAGGACATCCAACGGTCGGCCAGTTCATTATCG GACCACCCGAGTTCGGACTCGTTCTACGACAGCGACTTCGCCGACGGTGAGACAACGACGACGCCCCAAGTCGACAAACAACAGGACAAGGACAGCGAGGGCAGCCAACAGGATCAATTCGAAAATGCAGCAGAGGTCGACGGTGAGTGGG CCATGCTCGAGCAAGAAAGACAACGCATCGAACAGTTGACTGCCGGTTGGGACGATCCCACTCAAGTCGACTGGGGTACCGAAGAACTAGCAGAAACGACAGAGACGGCCATCCAACGACAAGAATCCACCCCTTCCATCCCCCTGCTCAAATGCACAGCGCTCTACTCGTACACG GCGCAAAATCCCGACGAGCTGACGATCGTCGAGAACGAACAGCTGGAGGTGGTGGGCGAAGGCGACGGCGACGGGTGGTTGAGGGCGCGGAACTACAAGGGAGAAGAGGGCTACGTACCGCACAATTATCTAGACGTGGAGCGCGAACAAACGGCGTCCACTCCGGGACTGGTCAACCAGATATCATTCTCGTCCGTGGACTACACCGTCGACAACGAAGAGGAGCCTCAGGTGCCGTCGGAAACGAATCAATCGCCGGAACAAGTTTCGGTGATATCAGTG CAGGACCCGGTTCCCGAAACGCCCACCGTTTCGTACTGCTGCGCCCTCTACGACTACGACGGCGAAGGCGGAGAAGAGCTCACTTTCGAAGAGGGTCAGATCATCAAAGTTCTGAGCAAGTGCGCCCACAGCGTCGACGACGGCTGGTGGAAGGGCGAGTTGGAAGGTCGCGTCGGTAATTTCCCCTCACTGGTGGTGGAGGAGTGCGACGAATACGGCGAACCTCTGACGAACCAGTGGGACGAGACTCCGCCCCAGTCGGCACCGCCAGTCTTCACCCCGCCTGACGTGCCCAACTTCTTGGTGGCGGCGGAA CCGACGCCATCCGTGGAACATCCGCAACAACCACCACCAGCGCATAAGCAGCCCGACTCACCGAGCGCATCAGAGGGAAACTTCTCCATGAAGCTGTCCCGGGACCAACACCAACAATACGGCAGTCAATTTCAGGGACAAGTTCCGA CGATCGACGTACCAACCGTCGAAGTCGTCGACGAG GATGACCAGAGGGGCCCAGCTTCCGCAACAAAATCGGACGATTTCGGCCTCGGCGTAGCTCAAATAGTGATCACGGCGGCGACTCCGATGATGGAAGAACCGGAACATCCGTTCCCGCCTCCCGAAGAGGCGCCCGTCAACCATCACGAGGAGATCGACACGACCACGGAGACCATCTTCGAGGAAGACGAGGAGGCGGCGGAACAGACGGAAGCGAGTGCGACAGCGACGGCGGCGGCGGAAGAGGCCGACGACAAGTCGACAACGGACGACGTCCCCGATTCGACGCCGTTCGTCGTCAGCAGCAGCACCGGCAGCGATGGCGAGACGACGGGACCGAGCACAGCCGAGAATTCGGTGAGTCACGTGGTGCAGCCGCCGCCCCCATTAGCTGACGCCGAGCCGAAGCAGGTGGTCGGCGGCAGGGCGAGCATCCCCGACGAACTGGAACCCCACCAGCTCGCCCGGCTGCAAGATCTCAAAGAGTCCAACGCCTAG
- the nwk gene encoding protein nervous wreck isoform X3, which produces MQPPPRKGNYAKFLKNLHGEQINKLALKNQHECELLEDIRMFTVRRSALEKTYCEELLKLSSSFLKDKKIPNIPDIKIEGGEEKWNMWNVWRTVLEENEKLARARLAAVEVFQQQIVDDAKILRSHKIQGAKKCLDQLAVIQKELQTCVQDVDKTKKLYFDEEHSAHGVRDKARDYEEKLKKKKGGFFTSITSLQKNSAKYSTKREQLDEKSTGARNDYLLCLAAANAHQNRYFVVDLQLCMTTMESGVYEKIAEYISFMGRTELLTCSAMQNSFTVIRDQAKQLSREYNLQCCYLYYPVLKQHIQYPFESCDNDPVDTITAEHDSAAATLSKEARRWATRIARENNIIRESARKLQIYSALRESGQRVDPNDQNGPDLETKIEEMRLCIRKAETAKTKAEARIEVLREGGVNVDEWLQEAESLNVQDIQRSASSLSDHPSSDSFYDSDFADGETTTTPQVDKQQDKDSEGSQQDQFENAAEVDAMLEQERQRIEQLTAGWDDPTQVDWGTEELAETTETAIQRQESTPSIPLLKCTALYSYTAQNPDELTIVENEQLEVVGEGDGDGWLRARNYKGEEGYVPHNYLDVEREQTASTPGLVNQISFSSVDYTVDNEEEPQVPSETNQSPEQVSVISVQDPVPETPTVSYCCALYDYDGEGGEELTFEEGQIIKVLSKCAHSVDDGWWKGELEGRVGNFPSLVVEECDEYGEPLTNQWDETPPQSAPPVFTPPDVPNFLVAAEVIVTQPTPSVEHPQQPPPAHKQPDSPSASEGNFSMKLSRDQHQQYGSQFQGQVPTIDVPTVEVVDEDDQRGPASATKSDDFGLGVAQIVITAATPMMEEPEHPFPPPEEAPVNHHEEIDTTTETIFEEDEEAAEQTEASATATAAAEEADDKSTTDDVPDSTPFVVSSSTGSDGETTGPSTAENSVSHVVQPPPPLADAEPKQVVGGRASIPDELEPHQLARLQDLKESNA; this is translated from the exons GAACATGTGGAACGTGTGGAGGACGGTGCTGGAGGAGAACGAGAAACTGGCGAGGGCGCGATTGGCAGCCGTCGAAGTTTTCCAACAACAAATAGTCGACGATGCGAAGATTTTACGCTCGCACAAAATCCAAGGGGCGAAAAAA TGTCTGGATCAGTTGGCCGTCATACAGAAGGAACTCCAAACGTGCGTTCAGGACGTGGACAAAACGAAAAAGTTGTACTTCGACGAGGAACACAGCGCCCACGGTGTTAGGGACAAGGCCAGGGACTACGAAGAAAA attgaaaaagaagaaaggcGGCTTCTTCACGTCGATCACTTCCTTGCAGAAGAACAGCGCCAAGTACAGCACGAAGCGGGAGCAGCTCGACGAGAAATCGACCGGCGCCCGCAACGACTACCTCCTGTGCCTGGCGGCGGCGAACGCCCACCAGAACCGCTACTTCGTCGTGGACCTGCAGCTTTGCATGACGACGATGGAGAGCGGCGTCTACGAGAAGATCGCCGAGTACATCTCGTTCATGGGTCGCACCGAACTGCTCACATGTTCGGCGATGCAGAACTCCTTCACCGTGATCAGAGACCAGGCCAAGCAGTTGAGCAGGGAGTACAACCTCCAGTGCTGCTATCTCTACTATCCGGTGTTGAAGCAGCACATCCAGTATCCGTTCGAGTCGTGCGACAACGACCCCGTCGACACCATCACCGCCGAGCACGATTCGGCGGCGGCGACGCTCAGCAAGGAGGCGAGACGGTGGGCCACGAGGATAGCCAGGGAGAACAACATCATCAGGGAGAGCGCTCGGAAGCTGCAGATTTACAGCGCGCTCAGAGAATCTGGACAAAGG GTGGACCCCAACGACCAAAACGGCCCCGACCTCGAGACGAAAATCGAAGAGATGAGGTTGTGCATCCGGAAGGCGGAGACGGCGAAAACCAAGGCCGAGGCGCGGATAGAGGTCCTGCGCGAAGGCGGCGTGAACGTGGACGAGTGGCTGCAGGAGGCCGAGTCGCTGAACGTGCAGGACATCCAACGGTCGGCCAGTTCATTATCG GACCACCCGAGTTCGGACTCGTTCTACGACAGCGACTTCGCCGACGGTGAGACAACGACGACGCCCCAAGTCGACAAACAACAGGACAAGGACAGCGAGGGCAGCCAACAGGATCAATTCGAAAATGCAGCAGAGGTCGACG CCATGCTCGAGCAAGAAAGACAACGCATCGAACAGTTGACTGCCGGTTGGGACGATCCCACTCAAGTCGACTGGGGTACCGAAGAACTAGCAGAAACGACAGAGACGGCCATCCAACGACAAGAATCCACCCCTTCCATCCCCCTGCTCAAATGCACAGCGCTCTACTCGTACACG GCGCAAAATCCCGACGAGCTGACGATCGTCGAGAACGAACAGCTGGAGGTGGTGGGCGAAGGCGACGGCGACGGGTGGTTGAGGGCGCGGAACTACAAGGGAGAAGAGGGCTACGTACCGCACAATTATCTAGACGTGGAGCGCGAACAAACGGCGTCCACTCCGGGACTGGTCAACCAGATATCATTCTCGTCCGTGGACTACACCGTCGACAACGAAGAGGAGCCTCAGGTGCCGTCGGAAACGAATCAATCGCCGGAACAAGTTTCGGTGATATCAGTG CAGGACCCGGTTCCCGAAACGCCCACCGTTTCGTACTGCTGCGCCCTCTACGACTACGACGGCGAAGGCGGAGAAGAGCTCACTTTCGAAGAGGGTCAGATCATCAAAGTTCTGAGCAAGTGCGCCCACAGCGTCGACGACGGCTGGTGGAAGGGCGAGTTGGAAGGTCGCGTCGGTAATTTCCCCTCACTGGTGGTGGAGGAGTGCGACGAATACGGCGAACCTCTGACGAACCAGTGGGACGAGACTCCGCCCCAGTCGGCACCGCCAGTCTTCACCCCGCCTGACGTGCCCAACTTCTTGGTGGCGGCGGAA GTGATCGTCACGCAGCCGACGCCATCCGTGGAACATCCGCAACAACCACCACCAGCGCATAAGCAGCCCGACTCACCGAGCGCATCAGAGGGAAACTTCTCCATGAAGCTGTCCCGGGACCAACACCAACAATACGGCAGTCAATTTCAGGGACAAGTTCCGA CGATCGACGTACCAACCGTCGAAGTCGTCGACGAG GATGACCAGAGGGGCCCAGCTTCCGCAACAAAATCGGACGATTTCGGCCTCGGCGTAGCTCAAATAGTGATCACGGCGGCGACTCCGATGATGGAAGAACCGGAACATCCGTTCCCGCCTCCCGAAGAGGCGCCCGTCAACCATCACGAGGAGATCGACACGACCACGGAGACCATCTTCGAGGAAGACGAGGAGGCGGCGGAACAGACGGAAGCGAGTGCGACAGCGACGGCGGCGGCGGAAGAGGCCGACGACAAGTCGACAACGGACGACGTCCCCGATTCGACGCCGTTCGTCGTCAGCAGCAGCACCGGCAGCGATGGCGAGACGACGGGACCGAGCACAGCCGAGAATTCGGTGAGTCACGTGGTGCAGCCGCCGCCCCCATTAGCTGACGCCGAGCCGAAGCAGGTGGTCGGCGGCAGGGCGAGCATCCCCGACGAACTGGAACCCCACCAGCTCGCCCGGCTGCAAGATCTCAAAGAGTCCAACGCCTAG
- the nwk gene encoding protein nervous wreck isoform X1: MQPPPRKGNYAKFLKNLHGEQINKLALKNQHECELLEDIRMFTVRRSALEKTYCEELLKLSSSFLKDKKIPNIPDIKIEGGEEKWNMWNVWRTVLEENEKLARARLAAVEVFQQQIVDDAKILRSHKIQGAKKCLDQLAVIQKELQTCVQDVDKTKKLYFDEEHSAHGVRDKARDYEEKLKKKKGGFFTSITSLQKNSAKYSTKREQLDEKSTGARNDYLLCLAAANAHQNRYFVVDLQLCMTTMESGVYEKIAEYISFMGRTELLTCSAMQNSFTVIRDQAKQLSREYNLQCCYLYYPVLKQHIQYPFESCDNDPVDTITAEHDSAAATLSKEARRWATRIARENNIIRESARKLQIYSALRESGQRVDPNDQNGPDLETKIEEMRLCIRKAETAKTKAEARIEVLREGGVNVDEWLQEAESLNVQDIQRSASSLSDHPSSDSFYDSDFADGETTTTPQVDKQQDKDSEGSQQDQFENAAEVDGEWAMLEQERQRIEQLTAGWDDPTQVDWGTEELAETTETAIQRQESTPSIPLLKCTALYSYTAQNPDELTIVENEQLEVVGEGDGDGWLRARNYKGEEGYVPHNYLDVEREQTASTPGLVNQISFSSVDYTVDNEEEPQVPSETNQSPEQVSVISVQDPVPETPTVSYCCALYDYDGEGGEELTFEEGQIIKVLSKCAHSVDDGWWKGELEGRVGNFPSLVVEECDEYGEPLTNQWDETPPQSAPPVFTPPDVPNFLVAAEVIVTQPTPSVEHPQQPPPAHKQPDSPSASEGNFSMKLSRDQHQQYGSQFQGQVPTIDVPTVEVVDEDDQRGPASATKSDDFGLGVAQIVITAATPMMEEPEHPFPPPEEAPVNHHEEIDTTTETIFEEDEEAAEQTEASATATAAAEEADDKSTTDDVPDSTPFVVSSSTGSDGETTGPSTAENSVSHVVQPPPPLADAEPKQVVGGRASIPDELEPHQLARLQDLKESNA, translated from the exons GAACATGTGGAACGTGTGGAGGACGGTGCTGGAGGAGAACGAGAAACTGGCGAGGGCGCGATTGGCAGCCGTCGAAGTTTTCCAACAACAAATAGTCGACGATGCGAAGATTTTACGCTCGCACAAAATCCAAGGGGCGAAAAAA TGTCTGGATCAGTTGGCCGTCATACAGAAGGAACTCCAAACGTGCGTTCAGGACGTGGACAAAACGAAAAAGTTGTACTTCGACGAGGAACACAGCGCCCACGGTGTTAGGGACAAGGCCAGGGACTACGAAGAAAA attgaaaaagaagaaaggcGGCTTCTTCACGTCGATCACTTCCTTGCAGAAGAACAGCGCCAAGTACAGCACGAAGCGGGAGCAGCTCGACGAGAAATCGACCGGCGCCCGCAACGACTACCTCCTGTGCCTGGCGGCGGCGAACGCCCACCAGAACCGCTACTTCGTCGTGGACCTGCAGCTTTGCATGACGACGATGGAGAGCGGCGTCTACGAGAAGATCGCCGAGTACATCTCGTTCATGGGTCGCACCGAACTGCTCACATGTTCGGCGATGCAGAACTCCTTCACCGTGATCAGAGACCAGGCCAAGCAGTTGAGCAGGGAGTACAACCTCCAGTGCTGCTATCTCTACTATCCGGTGTTGAAGCAGCACATCCAGTATCCGTTCGAGTCGTGCGACAACGACCCCGTCGACACCATCACCGCCGAGCACGATTCGGCGGCGGCGACGCTCAGCAAGGAGGCGAGACGGTGGGCCACGAGGATAGCCAGGGAGAACAACATCATCAGGGAGAGCGCTCGGAAGCTGCAGATTTACAGCGCGCTCAGAGAATCTGGACAAAGG GTGGACCCCAACGACCAAAACGGCCCCGACCTCGAGACGAAAATCGAAGAGATGAGGTTGTGCATCCGGAAGGCGGAGACGGCGAAAACCAAGGCCGAGGCGCGGATAGAGGTCCTGCGCGAAGGCGGCGTGAACGTGGACGAGTGGCTGCAGGAGGCCGAGTCGCTGAACGTGCAGGACATCCAACGGTCGGCCAGTTCATTATCG GACCACCCGAGTTCGGACTCGTTCTACGACAGCGACTTCGCCGACGGTGAGACAACGACGACGCCCCAAGTCGACAAACAACAGGACAAGGACAGCGAGGGCAGCCAACAGGATCAATTCGAAAATGCAGCAGAGGTCGACGGTGAGTGGG CCATGCTCGAGCAAGAAAGACAACGCATCGAACAGTTGACTGCCGGTTGGGACGATCCCACTCAAGTCGACTGGGGTACCGAAGAACTAGCAGAAACGACAGAGACGGCCATCCAACGACAAGAATCCACCCCTTCCATCCCCCTGCTCAAATGCACAGCGCTCTACTCGTACACG GCGCAAAATCCCGACGAGCTGACGATCGTCGAGAACGAACAGCTGGAGGTGGTGGGCGAAGGCGACGGCGACGGGTGGTTGAGGGCGCGGAACTACAAGGGAGAAGAGGGCTACGTACCGCACAATTATCTAGACGTGGAGCGCGAACAAACGGCGTCCACTCCGGGACTGGTCAACCAGATATCATTCTCGTCCGTGGACTACACCGTCGACAACGAAGAGGAGCCTCAGGTGCCGTCGGAAACGAATCAATCGCCGGAACAAGTTTCGGTGATATCAGTG CAGGACCCGGTTCCCGAAACGCCCACCGTTTCGTACTGCTGCGCCCTCTACGACTACGACGGCGAAGGCGGAGAAGAGCTCACTTTCGAAGAGGGTCAGATCATCAAAGTTCTGAGCAAGTGCGCCCACAGCGTCGACGACGGCTGGTGGAAGGGCGAGTTGGAAGGTCGCGTCGGTAATTTCCCCTCACTGGTGGTGGAGGAGTGCGACGAATACGGCGAACCTCTGACGAACCAGTGGGACGAGACTCCGCCCCAGTCGGCACCGCCAGTCTTCACCCCGCCTGACGTGCCCAACTTCTTGGTGGCGGCGGAA GTGATCGTCACGCAGCCGACGCCATCCGTGGAACATCCGCAACAACCACCACCAGCGCATAAGCAGCCCGACTCACCGAGCGCATCAGAGGGAAACTTCTCCATGAAGCTGTCCCGGGACCAACACCAACAATACGGCAGTCAATTTCAGGGACAAGTTCCGA CGATCGACGTACCAACCGTCGAAGTCGTCGACGAG GATGACCAGAGGGGCCCAGCTTCCGCAACAAAATCGGACGATTTCGGCCTCGGCGTAGCTCAAATAGTGATCACGGCGGCGACTCCGATGATGGAAGAACCGGAACATCCGTTCCCGCCTCCCGAAGAGGCGCCCGTCAACCATCACGAGGAGATCGACACGACCACGGAGACCATCTTCGAGGAAGACGAGGAGGCGGCGGAACAGACGGAAGCGAGTGCGACAGCGACGGCGGCGGCGGAAGAGGCCGACGACAAGTCGACAACGGACGACGTCCCCGATTCGACGCCGTTCGTCGTCAGCAGCAGCACCGGCAGCGATGGCGAGACGACGGGACCGAGCACAGCCGAGAATTCGGTGAGTCACGTGGTGCAGCCGCCGCCCCCATTAGCTGACGCCGAGCCGAAGCAGGTGGTCGGCGGCAGGGCGAGCATCCCCGACGAACTGGAACCCCACCAGCTCGCCCGGCTGCAAGATCTCAAAGAGTCCAACGCCTAG
- the nwk gene encoding protein nervous wreck isoform X2 has protein sequence MQPPPRKGNYAKFLKNLHGEQINKLALKNQHECELLEDIRMFTVRRSALEKTYCEELLKLSSSFLKDKKIPNIPDIKIEGGEEKWNMWNVWRTVLEENEKLARARLAAVEVFQQQIVDDAKILRSHKIQGAKKCLDQLAVIQKELQTCVQDVDKTKKLYFDEEHSAHGVRDKARDYEEKLKKKKGGFFTSITSLQKNSAKYSTKREQLDEKSTGARNDYLLCLAAANAHQNRYFVVDLQLCMTTMESGVYEKIAEYISFMGRTELLTCSAMQNSFTVIRDQAKQLSREYNLQCCYLYYPVLKQHIQYPFESCDNDPVDTITAEHDSAAATLSKEARRWATRIARENNIIRESARKLQIYSALRESGQRVDPNDQNGPDLETKIEEMRLCIRKAETAKTKAEARIEVLREGGVNVDEWLQEAESLNVQDIQRSASSLSDHPSSDSFYDSDFADGETTTTPQVDKQQDKDSEGSQQDQFENAAEVDGEWAMLEQERQRIEQLTAGWDDPTQVDWGTEELAETTETAIQRQESTPSIPLLKCTALYSYTAQNPDELTIVENEQLEVVGEGDGDGWLRARNYKGEEGYVPHNYLDVEREQTASTPGLVNQISFSSVDYTVDNEEEPQVPSETNQSPEQVSVISVDPVPETPTVSYCCALYDYDGEGGEELTFEEGQIIKVLSKCAHSVDDGWWKGELEGRVGNFPSLVVEECDEYGEPLTNQWDETPPQSAPPVFTPPDVPNFLVAAEVIVTQPTPSVEHPQQPPPAHKQPDSPSASEGNFSMKLSRDQHQQYGSQFQGQVPTIDVPTVEVVDEDDQRGPASATKSDDFGLGVAQIVITAATPMMEEPEHPFPPPEEAPVNHHEEIDTTTETIFEEDEEAAEQTEASATATAAAEEADDKSTTDDVPDSTPFVVSSSTGSDGETTGPSTAENSVSHVVQPPPPLADAEPKQVVGGRASIPDELEPHQLARLQDLKESNA, from the exons GAACATGTGGAACGTGTGGAGGACGGTGCTGGAGGAGAACGAGAAACTGGCGAGGGCGCGATTGGCAGCCGTCGAAGTTTTCCAACAACAAATAGTCGACGATGCGAAGATTTTACGCTCGCACAAAATCCAAGGGGCGAAAAAA TGTCTGGATCAGTTGGCCGTCATACAGAAGGAACTCCAAACGTGCGTTCAGGACGTGGACAAAACGAAAAAGTTGTACTTCGACGAGGAACACAGCGCCCACGGTGTTAGGGACAAGGCCAGGGACTACGAAGAAAA attgaaaaagaagaaaggcGGCTTCTTCACGTCGATCACTTCCTTGCAGAAGAACAGCGCCAAGTACAGCACGAAGCGGGAGCAGCTCGACGAGAAATCGACCGGCGCCCGCAACGACTACCTCCTGTGCCTGGCGGCGGCGAACGCCCACCAGAACCGCTACTTCGTCGTGGACCTGCAGCTTTGCATGACGACGATGGAGAGCGGCGTCTACGAGAAGATCGCCGAGTACATCTCGTTCATGGGTCGCACCGAACTGCTCACATGTTCGGCGATGCAGAACTCCTTCACCGTGATCAGAGACCAGGCCAAGCAGTTGAGCAGGGAGTACAACCTCCAGTGCTGCTATCTCTACTATCCGGTGTTGAAGCAGCACATCCAGTATCCGTTCGAGTCGTGCGACAACGACCCCGTCGACACCATCACCGCCGAGCACGATTCGGCGGCGGCGACGCTCAGCAAGGAGGCGAGACGGTGGGCCACGAGGATAGCCAGGGAGAACAACATCATCAGGGAGAGCGCTCGGAAGCTGCAGATTTACAGCGCGCTCAGAGAATCTGGACAAAGG GTGGACCCCAACGACCAAAACGGCCCCGACCTCGAGACGAAAATCGAAGAGATGAGGTTGTGCATCCGGAAGGCGGAGACGGCGAAAACCAAGGCCGAGGCGCGGATAGAGGTCCTGCGCGAAGGCGGCGTGAACGTGGACGAGTGGCTGCAGGAGGCCGAGTCGCTGAACGTGCAGGACATCCAACGGTCGGCCAGTTCATTATCG GACCACCCGAGTTCGGACTCGTTCTACGACAGCGACTTCGCCGACGGTGAGACAACGACGACGCCCCAAGTCGACAAACAACAGGACAAGGACAGCGAGGGCAGCCAACAGGATCAATTCGAAAATGCAGCAGAGGTCGACGGTGAGTGGG CCATGCTCGAGCAAGAAAGACAACGCATCGAACAGTTGACTGCCGGTTGGGACGATCCCACTCAAGTCGACTGGGGTACCGAAGAACTAGCAGAAACGACAGAGACGGCCATCCAACGACAAGAATCCACCCCTTCCATCCCCCTGCTCAAATGCACAGCGCTCTACTCGTACACG GCGCAAAATCCCGACGAGCTGACGATCGTCGAGAACGAACAGCTGGAGGTGGTGGGCGAAGGCGACGGCGACGGGTGGTTGAGGGCGCGGAACTACAAGGGAGAAGAGGGCTACGTACCGCACAATTATCTAGACGTGGAGCGCGAACAAACGGCGTCCACTCCGGGACTGGTCAACCAGATATCATTCTCGTCCGTGGACTACACCGTCGACAACGAAGAGGAGCCTCAGGTGCCGTCGGAAACGAATCAATCGCCGGAACAAGTTTCGGTGATATCAGTG GACCCGGTTCCCGAAACGCCCACCGTTTCGTACTGCTGCGCCCTCTACGACTACGACGGCGAAGGCGGAGAAGAGCTCACTTTCGAAGAGGGTCAGATCATCAAAGTTCTGAGCAAGTGCGCCCACAGCGTCGACGACGGCTGGTGGAAGGGCGAGTTGGAAGGTCGCGTCGGTAATTTCCCCTCACTGGTGGTGGAGGAGTGCGACGAATACGGCGAACCTCTGACGAACCAGTGGGACGAGACTCCGCCCCAGTCGGCACCGCCAGTCTTCACCCCGCCTGACGTGCCCAACTTCTTGGTGGCGGCGGAA GTGATCGTCACGCAGCCGACGCCATCCGTGGAACATCCGCAACAACCACCACCAGCGCATAAGCAGCCCGACTCACCGAGCGCATCAGAGGGAAACTTCTCCATGAAGCTGTCCCGGGACCAACACCAACAATACGGCAGTCAATTTCAGGGACAAGTTCCGA CGATCGACGTACCAACCGTCGAAGTCGTCGACGAG GATGACCAGAGGGGCCCAGCTTCCGCAACAAAATCGGACGATTTCGGCCTCGGCGTAGCTCAAATAGTGATCACGGCGGCGACTCCGATGATGGAAGAACCGGAACATCCGTTCCCGCCTCCCGAAGAGGCGCCCGTCAACCATCACGAGGAGATCGACACGACCACGGAGACCATCTTCGAGGAAGACGAGGAGGCGGCGGAACAGACGGAAGCGAGTGCGACAGCGACGGCGGCGGCGGAAGAGGCCGACGACAAGTCGACAACGGACGACGTCCCCGATTCGACGCCGTTCGTCGTCAGCAGCAGCACCGGCAGCGATGGCGAGACGACGGGACCGAGCACAGCCGAGAATTCGGTGAGTCACGTGGTGCAGCCGCCGCCCCCATTAGCTGACGCCGAGCCGAAGCAGGTGGTCGGCGGCAGGGCGAGCATCCCCGACGAACTGGAACCCCACCAGCTCGCCCGGCTGCAAGATCTCAAAGAGTCCAACGCCTAG